The Anaerolineae bacterium genome contains the following window.
GGGGCGAATCCTTGTGGTCGCCCTGGGCAGGCACAAGACCTGCCCCTACACCACGGAAATTCTGGAAGAACCTAATTAATAAGTCACAATTCACAATTCACAATTTTTCCGGGGGGTCAGATGCCGGTTAATCGAATCATCGTCATGGTGCTAGATAGCGTTGGCATTGGCGAGTTGCCCGATGCGGCCGCGTTTGGCGATGTGGGTAGCCATACGCTGGGCAACATCGCCCGCGCTGTGGGTGGTTTGCACATGCCTAATATGGAAGCGTTGGGCCTGGGTAATATTGCCATTTTGCAGGGGGTCGCGCCGCAATACCAACCACAGGCCGCCTACGGCAAAATGGCCGAGGTATCGGCGGGCAAAGATACCACCACCGGCCACTGGGAATTGATGGGCATCCACCTGCCCAAACCTTTTCCCCTTTATCCCCACGGCTTCCCGCCGGAGGTGATGGAACGTTATGAGGCTGAAACCGGGCGCGGTTGGTTGGGCAACTACCCGGCTTCCGGCACGGTTATTATTGACGAGTTGGGCCAGGAGCACATGCGCACCGGCAAAACCATTGTCTACACCTCCGGCGACAGTGTATTCCAGATTGCAGCGCACGAAGAGGTGATTCTGGTGGAAGAGTTGTATCGGATTTGCCGCATTGCCCGCGAAATTCTACGCGGCGAACACGAAGTGAGCCGGGTGATTGCCCGCCCCTTTGTGGGCGCGCCGGGCCATTTTACCCGCACCGCCAACCGGCACGATTTTTCGGTAAAGCCGCCCCAACCCACGGCGCTGGATCGGCTCAAAGAGGCCGGTTTGATGGTGTACGCCGTAGGCAAAATAAAGGATATTTTTGACGGCGAGGGCATCACGGATTCCGTGCATACGCAGGACAACACGGACGGCGTGGACAAAATCCTGGCCGCGATACGTGAACGCCGGGAGCGCGGCCTCATTTTTACCAACCTGGTGGATTTTGACGCCAAATTTGGGCATCGCAACAACCCGCAGGGCTACGCCCAGGCCCTGGCGGAATTTGACCAACGCCTGCCCGAAATTATCACCACCCTGGCCAATGACGACGTGCTCATGCTCACCGCCGACCACGGCAACGACCCCACCACCCCCAGCACCGACCACTCCCGCGAGTACGTGCCCCTCCTCATCACCGGCGAGCCGGTGCGCGGTGGAATCAATATTGGCGCGCGCGAAACCTTTGCCGATTTGGGGGCGACGGTGGCGGATATTTTTGAGGTGCAGGCACCGCCGGCGGGGAAGAGTTTCAAATGGCTGATTATGCGGTAGCAGAGGAGCAGGGTAAAAGACAAACAAGCCCTTTGTGAGGAGATTTTATTGCATTTATGGATTATTGGCGATCAAAGTTTGTAGCTTTTTACGAATTTGGTCCAGAACACTGGCGTTAACTTTGCCAAAAGTTTTCGTCACTATAGACTGCGATAAGGTGTAAATCTTATCCACTCGTACTTGACTGGGTCGGTTTAAATTACCTTGCTCTAAATCAGACGAGGTGACAGGGAAACTATAATCAACTTTAGCCGGATTAGAGGTCATTGCCACCACAACAATATCTTGAGTTTTATGGTTGTAAGTATTATTGGAGATAACAATAACGGGTCGTCGTTTTTGTGAGGAAAGATCGGTAAAAGGAACTGGAATGAGTATGATATCACCCTGTTCAAGCATTATTCCAATCCTCATCGTCAAAAGGATTATCCCAGAAATCAAGGCTACTTTGAGCTGCCTGCAATAAGTCATCAAAAGTGTCAGTAACTTCTTTCACTACAAAAATAATAACTCGTTCACCGGGCAAAAAAGGTCCTTGCAACTCTACCCGTCCTTCTTCGATCACTTCCACATCGTATGTCAATGCCGTTTTAGGCATACTCATAGTTTGCGCCATTGTTTATTAGCCTTTCATTTGCTTTTGGTTTCATCAGCAATTGTAGCATGGGAATGATGGCAAACAAAAAACAGGATATGATTACCACTAGACCTCAGCCTACATTTGACCGCGAGTCAATGCTCAAACACTATTTAGTTGGAGATAATGTATCATGAACAACCAAATGGAAAAAATCATCGCCGCCCGTGATCACATTCAGGCCCGTACCAAAATCATCCCCCATCTGGCTCTCATTCTGGGATCCGGCCTGGGCGGGCTGGCCGACGAAGTGAAAGCAGATGCTATTTTCCCTTACGATGAAATTCCAGGCTTCCCGCCGACCAGTGTGGTCGGACACGCCGGCCGCTTGGTTATTGGCAAACTGGCAGGCAAAAATGTGGTGGTGATGCAGGGACGGTTTCACTATTATGAAGGACATCCGCTGGCAATGGTCGTTTTGCCGGTGCGGGTAATGCATGCGTTGGGGGCCAGGGCGCTGATTGTGACCAACTCCGCCGGAGGCTTGAATCCCAGTTTTAACCCCGGCGAGGTGATGCTGATCACCGACCACATCAACACCATGGGCGCCAATGCCCTTATCGGCCCCAACGAGGATGAACTTGGCCCGCGCTTCCCGGATATGACCCACACCTACTCGCCCAACTTGCAAGCCCTGGCCCGGCGGGTGGCCCTAAAAATAGAGATACCTTTGCGGCAGGGGGTCTACGCCGCCGTTTCCGGTCCCAGCTTTGAAACCCCGGCAGAGCGGCGCTACCTGCGTATCATCGGCGGGGACGCAGTGGGCATGTCTACCGTGCCGGAGGTGACCGCGGCCCGGCATGCCAGGATGCGGGTTTTAGGGCTGTCGGCCATTACCAATGTGGCCACCGGCGAACCTGGCCAGCCGCCGGACAGTCACGACGAAGTTTTGGCCATGGCCCAGGTGGCCGGGGAAAAACTGGTGCGCCTGGTGCGGGAGGTCATCCGGGCAATGCCGGTGTTGGACTATGTCACCTCTGACCAGTTAATTGAACTGATTGAGCAAGACCCCAATCAGTTGGCCGGTCTGTTCGATCATACTTTGCTCAAACCCGACGCCACCACCGCCCAAATCACGCAGCTTTGCCAGGAGGCCAAAGAATATTATTTTGCTTCGGTTTGTATTAATCCCCTTTATGTTAGCCATGCCGCCACAGCGCTGCAAGACACCCCGGTCA
Protein-coding sequences here:
- a CDS encoding phosphopentomutase, which translates into the protein MPVNRIIVMVLDSVGIGELPDAAAFGDVGSHTLGNIARAVGGLHMPNMEALGLGNIAILQGVAPQYQPQAAYGKMAEVSAGKDTTTGHWELMGIHLPKPFPLYPHGFPPEVMERYEAETGRGWLGNYPASGTVIIDELGQEHMRTGKTIVYTSGDSVFQIAAHEEVILVEELYRICRIAREILRGEHEVSRVIARPFVGAPGHFTRTANRHDFSVKPPQPTALDRLKEAGLMVYAVGKIKDIFDGEGITDSVHTQDNTDGVDKILAAIRERRERGLIFTNLVDFDAKFGHRNNPQGYAQALAEFDQRLPEIITTLANDDVLMLTADHGNDPTTPSTDHSREYVPLLITGEPVRGGINIGARETFADLGATVADIFEVQAPPAGKSFKWLIMR
- a CDS encoding type II toxin-antitoxin system PemK/MazF family toxin, giving the protein MLEQGDIILIPVPFTDLSSQKRRPVIVISNNTYNHKTQDIVVVAMTSNPAKVDYSFPVTSSDLEQGNLNRPSQVRVDKIYTLSQSIVTKTFGKVNASVLDQIRKKLQTLIANNP
- a CDS encoding purine-nucleoside phosphorylase encodes the protein MNNQMEKIIAARDHIQARTKIIPHLALILGSGLGGLADEVKADAIFPYDEIPGFPPTSVVGHAGRLVIGKLAGKNVVVMQGRFHYYEGHPLAMVVLPVRVMHALGARALIVTNSAGGLNPSFNPGEVMLITDHINTMGANALIGPNEDELGPRFPDMTHTYSPNLQALARRVALKIEIPLRQGVYAAVSGPSFETPAERRYLRIIGGDAVGMSTVPEVTAARHARMRVLGLSAITNVATGEPGQPPDSHDEVLAMAQVAGEKLVRLVREVIRAMPVLDYVTSDQLIELIEQDPNQLAGLFDHTLLKPDATTAQITQLCQEAKEYYFASVCINPLYVSHAATALQDTPVRVCTVIGFPLGALPPQDKARETEQAIQDGAAEVDMVINIGALKESNNSLVERDIAGVAQVAHRYGVLVKVIIETALLTDEEKVRACELSKKAGADFVKTSTGFSGGGATAADITLMRQTVGPEMGVKASGGIKTLAQARAMVAAGANRIGASASVKIMQEVK